A stretch of DNA from Streptomyces venezuelae:
GGTCTCGGAATCGTGGAGGGTGATCCGCTCCAGGTGCTCGCCGCCCTCCAGGGCGGTGACGGTGGTGTGGACCCTGACCTCGATGTTGGGCGTACGGTCGATCTCGTCGATCAGGTAGCGGGACATGCTCGCGTCCAGGGACTCGGCCCGGACCAGGATGGTCACCCGGGCCGCGTACTTGGCGAAGTGGATCGCGGCCTGCCCGGCGGAGTTCGCGCCGCCGACGATGAACACGTGCTGGGAGATGCAGGCCGAGCTCTCCGTGGTGGCCGCGCCGTAGTACAGGCCCGCGCCCTCGAACCGGTCCGCGCCCGGCGCCTCCAGGCGGTTGTACGCCACCCCGGTGGCCAGCAGCACCGTCTCGGCGGAGATCTCCGTGCCGTCGGCCAGGGTGAGGATCTTCGCCGGGTCGTCACGGATGAGCGAGACCACCTCCACGGGGTGCAGGATCTCCGCGCCGAACCGCGAGGCCTGGATGGTGGCCCGCCGGGTCAGGTCCCCGCCGGACAGACCCGAGGGGAAGCCCAGGTAGTTCTCGATCAGGCTGGAGGTGCCCGCCTGCCCGCCGGGCGCCCGGGAGTCCAGCATCAGGGTGGAGAGGCCCTCGGAGGCGGCGTACACCCCGGCGGCCAGCCCGGCCGGGCCGGCCCCGACGATCACGCATTCGTAGTGCGGGCGGGACGCGGTGGTGGACAGCCCCAGTTGTTGGGCGAGTTCCGCGTCGGTGGGTGCGGACAGCACCGTGCCGTCCGGGAAGCGGACGAGCGGGAGGGACCCGTCCGGGCGGTCGGCGATCACGGTGAGCGCCTCGGGGTCGCGCTCCACGTTGAGGAAGCGGAACGGCTGGCCGTTGCGGGTGAAGAAGTCCCGGACGGCGTGGGTGCCGGGAGAGACCAGATGGCCGGCCACGATGATGCCGTCGTAGGCCGGCCGGTAGGTGGCCAGCCAGTCCGAGAGCAGGTCGTCCAGGACCGGGAAGAGCCGCTCGTGCGGCGGATCCCAGGGCTTGAGCAGGTAGTAGTCCAGCCGGACCCGGTTGATGGCGGTGATCGCCGCGTCCGTCTCCGCATACGCAGTGAGGAGGACCCGGCGGGCGTCCGGGAAGCGGCTCACCGCCTCGAGGAGGAACTCCACGCCCGTCACGTCCGGCATCCGCTGGTCGACCAGGAACAGCGCCGGGTCGTGGCCGCGTTCGTCGAGCGAGTCCAGGATCTTGAGGGCATCGGCGGCCGAGGAGGCGCCCAGCACCCGGTACCGGTCGCCGTAGGCGGTGCGCAGGTCGCGGCGGACGGCCCGCAGCACCTGGGGGTCGTCGTCCACCGCCAGGATGACCGGCTTGCGGCTCTCTGCCCGCGCGGCGGTCTGCGCCGAGCTCTCCGCTGCCGCACTCATGCCGCGTCCAGCATCAGCTGGTCGGCGTAGCACCAGGCCCAGTCCTCGCCCGGCTCGTGGGAGGCGGCGATGGGGTGCCCGGTGAGCCGGAAGTGCCGGGTGGCGTGCCGGTTCCCGGAGGAGTCGCAGCAGCCGACGTGCCCGCAGCTCAGGCACATCCGCAGGTGCACCCAGCCGTCGCCGAGGGCCAGGCACTCCTCGCAGCCCTCCGTGCCCGCCCGCACCGGACGTATCTGATCGATGTGCGTGCAGATGGTGTCCATCGGCCCCGTCCCCTTCCCGTGAAGCGTCCCCGTGATCCGTCCAGAAGATAAAGGCGGAGATCGGCTCGCGGTTCAACGATTCGGCCGAAGTCAGGAAGTCCGGGAGCGACTTCCTGAACTCGCCCGGCGACTTCCTGAGGTGTCCCCGTGACCTGGCCGTCTACCTCACGAAGTCGCACACGGGCGCTTTGACGCAGCACCACCGCGCCACCAGTGTGGACGACGCCAACGACAACAGGCGGCGCCTGGAGGAATCCGTGAGCAGAAAGATTCTGGTCATTGTCTCCGAACACGGTTACTGGGCCGAAGAACTGATAGGGCCGGTATCGAAGTTCGACGAGCGGGGCTACGAGGTCGTATTCGCCACGCCGACCGGAAAGCGCGCGCACGCACTTCCGCCGAGCCTCGACGCGAACTACATCGACCCCCCGCTGGGCCGCTCGGTGACCACCGAGGAGAACGCCCGGCTGGGACGCGAGTTCGAGCAGTCGAGCCGGCTGGACTCGCCGCTCGACATCGAGGCCTGGGTGCCCGAGCGCCCGTACACGAGCGACGAGGGCTACCTGCGCAAGCTGGAGCAGTACCACCGTGATCTCGACAAACTAGACGCGGACATCGCCGGCTACGACGCGGTCCTCATCGTGGGCGGCAGCGGCCCGATCGCCGACCTCGCCAACAACGAGCGGGTGCACGCCCTGATCCTCGCCTTCAAGAAGGCCGGCAAGGTGGTCGCCGCCGAGTGCTACGGCGTGGCCTGCCTGGCCTTCGCCCGGGACTGGAGCGACCGCAAGAGCATCATCTGGGGCAAGCACGTCACCGGCCACTGCAAGGAATACGACTACAAGGACGGCACCGGGTTCCTCGGTACCGACTTCAACATGGGCCCGCCCCCGTATCCGCTGGAGTACATCCTGCGCGATGCCACCGGCCCGCGCGGCGCGTACCACGGCAATTTCGGAAAGCCCGTCTCGGTGATCGTCGACTTCCCGTTCGTCACCGGGCGTTCGACCCCCGACTCGTATCTCACGGGTCAGAAGATCGTGGAAGTCCTGGAGGACGGTCTCACCCGCTACGGGTGGTAGGAAAGGGGGAATTCATGGGAGCCACTCCCGGACGGGAAAGGCTGATCGAGCAGTTCAAGGCCGACGGCCTGAAGGTGATGTTCGGCAATCCCGGCACCGTGGAACAGGGATTCCTCGACGCGGTCGACGCGGCGCAGGACTTCCAGTACATCCTCGCCCTCCAGGAGACGGTGGCCGCCGGCATCGCCGACGGCTACGCCCGGGCCACCGGCGGTGCCGCCCTGCTCCAGCTGCACTCCGGTGTCGGTCTGGGGAACGGCATCGGCATGCTCTACCAGTCGCTCCGCGGCCACACCCCGCTGGTGGTGGTCGCGGGCGACGCCGGGGTCCGGTACGACGCCATGGACGCCCAGATGGCCGCCGACCTGGTGGCCATGGCCCGCCCGGTCACCAAGTACGCGACCCGGGTCACCGACCCGAACTCGGTGCTGCGCACCGTCCGGCGGGCCGTGAAGATCGCCCTCACCCCGCCGCGCGGCCCGGTGTTCGTGGCCCTGCCCATGGACGTCCTGGACGAGCTCAACTCCGAGCCCGTGCTGCCCGCCACCGTGCCGCTCACCGATGTGGCCCCCTCCCCGGCCTCGGTGGGGCAGGCCGCCCGGCTGCTTGCCTCCGCGGAGCGGCCGGTCGTCCTGATCGGCGACGGGGTCTCGCTCTCCGGAGCGCAGCGCGAACTCGCCGCCGTGGCCGAGCTGCTCGGCGCCGACGTCTACGAGGTCGACTCCTCCGAGGTCAACATCCCGGCCTCGCACCCGCTGCGGCGCGGCCAGACCGGCCACATGTTCGGCCCGCACAGCAAGGAGCTCATCGCGGACGCGGACGGGGTGCTCATCGTCGGCACCTATGTGTTCCCCGAGGTCTTCCCGGAACTGGCGAGCCCGTTCCGGGAGGGCGCCCGGATCGTCCACATCGACCTCAACGCCTACGAGATCGCCAAGAACCACCCCGTGGACCTGGGCCTGGCCGCCGACCCCCGGCAGGCGCTGCGCGCCCTGGCCGGCGTACTGGAACGGGAGCTGTCCCCGCAGCAGCGGGCCGCCGCGGCGGCCCGGCTGGAGGTACGCACCCGGGAGCGGGCCCGCGAGGCCCTGGCCGCGCCGGAGGACGGCACGCCGATGGCCGTGTTCCTGCGCACCCTGGCCGAGCGGACCGGCGGCGACCTGATCGTCTTCGACGAGGCGCTCACCACCTCGCCGCTGGTCACCCGGTACCTGCCGGCCGAGCGGCCCGGGGACTACCACCTCACCCGGGGCGGCTCCCTCGGCGTCGGCTTCCCGGGCGCGGTCGGGGCCAAACTGGCCCGGCCGGACCGGCTGGTCGTCGGGTTCGCCGGCGACGGCGGGTCCATGTACACCCCTCAGGCGCTGTGGACCGCCGCCCGGCACGGCATCGACGCCAAGTTCGTCGTCTGCAACAACCGCAAGTACCGGCTGCTCGACGACAACATCGCGCAGTACTGGCGGGAACGGGACATCGCCGCACACGAGTTCCCCGGCTCCTTCGACCTCTCCCATCCCGAGATCGACTTCGCCGGGCTGGCGCGGTCCCTGGGGGCCGGCGGGATGCGCGTGGAGAAGCCGGACGAGGCCGTGGCGGCGGTGGGCCGGATGATCGCGCACCCCGGCCCGTTCCTCGTCGACATCCAGATCTGACCCGGAAAGGGAGGGACCATGCCCGCCGAGCGGCTGACCGAATCCGCGATCCGCAGCTTCGCCGAGAAGTGGTACGTGGCTCTGGACCAGCACATCCCGCTGGACCAGGTGCTGGCCTTCATCACCGGTGACCTGGAGTTCCGGGTCCCCGAGGACACCTTCACCGGCCACCGGGGCTTCGGCCGCTGGTACGAGGCCGTCACCCACCGCTTCTTCGACGAGGTGCACACCGTCACCAAGGTGGAGCCGGTCATCGAGGACGGCGGAGACCGCGCCACCGTCCGGGTGCTGGTCAACTGGCAGGCCAAGATCTGGGACCCGCCGGCCGCACGCAGCCAGTGGCTCGGCTTCGACGCCGACCAGACCTGGACCGTCGTATCCGGCCCGGACGGACCGCAGATCAAGACCTATGAGGTCAACGAACTGGCCCCGATGCCCGGTTCGGGCTCGCTCTGAGAGGGGTGCGGACGATGACCGAGGTGACACGGGAGCGGGTGCAGGCCGCCTACCGGGCGCTGGGCTCCGGGGACCGGGACCGGATCCTCGAGTACTACGCGGAGGACCTGCGCTGGCTGGTCCCCGGGAACCATCCGCTGGCCGGCTGGTACGAGAGCCTGGACGCCTTCCTGGAACTGATGGGGCAGACCCACAAGCTCACCGGCGGCACCTTCCGGATGGACCTGGAGGCCGTGCTGACCGGCGACAACTGCTCCGCCGACGTGTGCCGCAACGTCGCCCGGCGGGCGGGCGCGGGCGAGGCGGGAGCGTCCGGCCACGAGCGGATGGACTACCAGGTCTTCCACTTCATGCGCTGGCGCGACGGCCGGATCGTCGAGGGCCGCGACGGCCTGTTCGGCGACACGGCCACCGCCTTCAGCCAGTTCTGGGCGCCGTTCGGCCCGGACGGCATCCGCAGGGACCGATGAGGGGATTGTGATGGACGCGCGTCAGATCCTGACCGAGTACTACCAGTACGCGAATGCCGGGGACTGGGACCGCTGGTGCGACCTGTTCGCCGAGGACCAGGTCATGGACGAGCAGCTGGCCGGCCATATCGAGGGCCTGGACACCCTGCGCTCGATGATGAAGGGCATGGGGGACATGTACCGGGTCTTCCAGAACCGCCCCGTCCACTTCATCGTGGACAGCGACGGCGAGAAGGCCGCGGCGGTCTCCCACCTCAGCGCCGTCAGCGCCTCCGGCGAGGCCATCGAGGCCGAGGTGATGAACTTCTTCCGGATCGCCGACGGAAAGATCGCCTACATGGCGAACTACCACGACACGGTCCCCTTCCAGGTCCTGAGCCAGGGCTGAAGGGGGTGGTGATCCGATGGCAGCCCGTGTGAGCGCCGCCGAGTACGACTACGTCATCGTCGGATCCGGCACCGCCGGCAGCGTCCTGGCCCACCGGCTCTCCGAGGACCCGGAGGTCTCCGTCCTCGTCCTGGAGGCCGGCGGCAACCGCATCCCGCCCGAGGTGGACGACCCGTCCTCCTGGTACAAGCTGCTCGGCGGGCCCGTCGACTGGGGCTACACCAGCATCCCGCAGCCCGGGCTGGCCGGCCGCCGCACCTACGAACCGCGCGGCAAGGCCCCCGGCGGCAGCAGCAACCTCTACATCATGATGCACATCCGCGGCCATGCCTCGGACTTCGACAACTGGGCCTACCAGGGCGCGGCGGGCTGGGGATACGAGGACGTGCTCCCGTACTTCGCGCTGCTGGAGGCCCAGGAGGACGCCACCGCCGCCACCACCGGCACCCAGGGCCCGCAGCGCATCACCCACGCCGGCCGGCACAGCCCCAACCCGGTCTCCCGCGCCTTCATCGACGCCGCCGTCGAACTGGGCCACCAGGAGATCGCCGACTTCAACACCGACGGGCCGCGCCGCGGCCTGTTCGGCACCGGCTGGCACCACATCGACGTGGCCGACGGCCGCCGCCAGGGCACCCTGGCCGCCTATCTGGAACCGGCCCTGACCCGGCCCAACCTGACCCTGCGCACCGGCGCGCAGACCACCCGGCTGCTGTTCGACGGGGACACCTGCACCGGCGCCGAGTACGTACAGACCGCCCCGCCCGCCGACTTCCCGGGCCGGACCGTGGCCGACGCCGCCGGCACCACCGGGGAGCCCGGCACGTACACCGTCCGGGCCCGCCGCGAGGTGATCGTCGCGGCCGGTGCCATCGAATCGCCGAAGCTGCTGCTGCTCTCCGGCATCGGCTCCCCGGACCGGCTGCGCGAACACGGCATCGCGGTCACCGCGGCCGTGCCGGGCGTCGGCGAGAACTTCCACAACCATGTGCTGACCGGACTGATGGCCGAGGTCACCCAGCAACTCCCGGCGCCCGCGCAGAACCTTTCCGAGAGCGCTCTATTCCTGTCCTCGCAGCCCGGCCTGCCCGCCCCGGACCTGCAGATCGCCTTCGTCCACGTGCCCTTCGACGTGATCGTCGGCCAGAACCACCCCAACACGGTGTCCATCCTGCCGGGCGTGGTCCGGCCGGTCTCCCGCGGCTGGATCCGGCTGGCCAGCGCCGACCCGCTGGCCCACCCGCTGATCCACCCGAACTACCTGGGCGACCGCTGGGACCTGGAGCGGATGGTGCAGGGCGTCAAACTGGCCCGGGAGATCTTCGCGACCTCCGCCTTCTCGCCCTGGTACAAGCAGGAACTCCAGCCGGGGCCGGGCACGGTCACCGACGAGGAGCTCCGCACCTTCGCGCGGCAGAAGTCCGAGAGCTACCACCACCAGGCCGGCTCCTGCCGGATGGGCATCGACGACCTCTCCGTGGTCGACCCGCAGCTGCGGGTGCACGGCGTACGCAACCTGCGGGTGGTGGACGCGAGCGTGATGCCCGCGGTGCCGTCCGGCAACTGCCACACCGCCATCGCGATGATCGCCGAGCGCGCGGCGGACTTCCTGAAGGGGGTGACCCGTGTCTGATGCCGTCCTGCGCGAGGGCGCACTCACCGGGACCCGGATCGCGGTCCTGGTCGAGAGCGACTTCTACGAACCGGAGATCTTCTACTACCAGCGCCGGTTCGCCGAGGAGGGCGCCGAGGTCGACTTCCTGACCCGGCTGTGGGGCAACGACTCCATCACCTTCTCCGGGCACGAGTACCGGGCGCCGTTCACCGCGGACCAGTCCCTGGAGGGGCTGAGCGACCAGGCGCTGCGCCAGTACTCGGCGCTGATCGTGCCCTCCGGGATGGTCGCCGACCGGCTCCGCTACACCGAGGACGTGGACGTGCTCGCGCCCGCGACCGAACTGCTGCGCCGGGCCTTCGAGGAGCCGACCGTCCTCAAGGGGATCATCTGCCACGGCATGTGGCTGGCCTCCTCCATCCCGGGCAAGGTCCGGGGCCGCAAGGTGGTCTGCCACAACAACCTCATCGGCGACGTCCGCAACATGGGCGCGCAGTACGTGGACGAGGACGTGGTGGTCGACGGCGACCTGGTCACCGGACGCACCGGGGCCCACCACCACCTGTTCGCCCGCCGGATCATCGACCTGATCGCATCCCCCAGCTACCGCCGGGGGGACCCCCAGCGGGGCCGGGGGGCCGGCTGATGCACTGGTCACACGTGGGCCTCAACTGCACCGACCAGAAGACCACCGAGGAGTTCTACACCCGGTACTTCGGCTTCGCCCGGGCCCGGGAGGTGAACCTGGGGGACTCGCGGATCGTGTTCCTG
This window harbors:
- a CDS encoding type 1 glutamine amidotransferase domain-containing protein: MSRKILVIVSEHGYWAEELIGPVSKFDERGYEVVFATPTGKRAHALPPSLDANYIDPPLGRSVTTEENARLGREFEQSSRLDSPLDIEAWVPERPYTSDEGYLRKLEQYHRDLDKLDADIAGYDAVLIVGGSGPIADLANNERVHALILAFKKAGKVVAAECYGVACLAFARDWSDRKSIIWGKHVTGHCKEYDYKDGTGFLGTDFNMGPPPYPLEYILRDATGPRGAYHGNFGKPVSVIVDFPFVTGRSTPDSYLTGQKIVEVLEDGLTRYGW
- a CDS encoding UBP-type zinc finger domain-containing protein — translated: MDTICTHIDQIRPVRAGTEGCEECLALGDGWVHLRMCLSCGHVGCCDSSGNRHATRHFRLTGHPIAASHEPGEDWAWCYADQLMLDAA
- a CDS encoding nuclear transport factor 2 family protein, giving the protein MPAERLTESAIRSFAEKWYVALDQHIPLDQVLAFITGDLEFRVPEDTFTGHRGFGRWYEAVTHRFFDEVHTVTKVEPVIEDGGDRATVRVLVNWQAKIWDPPAARSQWLGFDADQTWTVVSGPDGPQIKTYEVNELAPMPGSGSL
- a CDS encoding GMC family oxidoreductase codes for the protein MAARVSAAEYDYVIVGSGTAGSVLAHRLSEDPEVSVLVLEAGGNRIPPEVDDPSSWYKLLGGPVDWGYTSIPQPGLAGRRTYEPRGKAPGGSSNLYIMMHIRGHASDFDNWAYQGAAGWGYEDVLPYFALLEAQEDATAATTGTQGPQRITHAGRHSPNPVSRAFIDAAVELGHQEIADFNTDGPRRGLFGTGWHHIDVADGRRQGTLAAYLEPALTRPNLTLRTGAQTTRLLFDGDTCTGAEYVQTAPPADFPGRTVADAAGTTGEPGTYTVRARREVIVAAGAIESPKLLLLSGIGSPDRLREHGIAVTAAVPGVGENFHNHVLTGLMAEVTQQLPAPAQNLSESALFLSSQPGLPAPDLQIAFVHVPFDVIVGQNHPNTVSILPGVVRPVSRGWIRLASADPLAHPLIHPNYLGDRWDLERMVQGVKLAREIFATSAFSPWYKQELQPGPGTVTDEELRTFARQKSESYHHQAGSCRMGIDDLSVVDPQLRVHGVRNLRVVDASVMPAVPSGNCHTAIAMIAERAADFLKGVTRV
- a CDS encoding nuclear transport factor 2 family protein; the encoded protein is MTEVTRERVQAAYRALGSGDRDRILEYYAEDLRWLVPGNHPLAGWYESLDAFLELMGQTHKLTGGTFRMDLEAVLTGDNCSADVCRNVARRAGAGEAGASGHERMDYQVFHFMRWRDGRIVEGRDGLFGDTATAFSQFWAPFGPDGIRRDR
- a CDS encoding FAD-dependent oxidoreductase, whose protein sequence is MSAAAESSAQTAARAESRKPVILAVDDDPQVLRAVRRDLRTAYGDRYRVLGASSAADALKILDSLDERGHDPALFLVDQRMPDVTGVEFLLEAVSRFPDARRVLLTAYAETDAAITAINRVRLDYYLLKPWDPPHERLFPVLDDLLSDWLATYRPAYDGIIVAGHLVSPGTHAVRDFFTRNGQPFRFLNVERDPEALTVIADRPDGSLPLVRFPDGTVLSAPTDAELAQQLGLSTTASRPHYECVIVGAGPAGLAAGVYAASEGLSTLMLDSRAPGGQAGTSSLIENYLGFPSGLSGGDLTRRATIQASRFGAEILHPVEVVSLIRDDPAKILTLADGTEISAETVLLATGVAYNRLEAPGADRFEGAGLYYGAATTESSACISQHVFIVGGANSAGQAAIHFAKYAARVTILVRAESLDASMSRYLIDEIDRTPNIEVRVHTTVTALEGGEHLERITLHDSETGADTTIPARFMFTFIGARPHTDWLAGVVERDDHGFVLTGSDLIANGGELPAEWSLERAPYPLETSVPGVFAAGDVRAHSVKRVASGVGEGAMAVSLIHRYRSMG
- a CDS encoding thiamine pyrophosphate-binding protein, which produces MGATPGRERLIEQFKADGLKVMFGNPGTVEQGFLDAVDAAQDFQYILALQETVAAGIADGYARATGGAALLQLHSGVGLGNGIGMLYQSLRGHTPLVVVAGDAGVRYDAMDAQMAADLVAMARPVTKYATRVTDPNSVLRTVRRAVKIALTPPRGPVFVALPMDVLDELNSEPVLPATVPLTDVAPSPASVGQAARLLASAERPVVLIGDGVSLSGAQRELAAVAELLGADVYEVDSSEVNIPASHPLRRGQTGHMFGPHSKELIADADGVLIVGTYVFPEVFPELASPFREGARIVHIDLNAYEIAKNHPVDLGLAADPRQALRALAGVLERELSPQQRAAAAARLEVRTRERAREALAAPEDGTPMAVFLRTLAERTGGDLIVFDEALTTSPLVTRYLPAERPGDYHLTRGGSLGVGFPGAVGAKLARPDRLVVGFAGDGGSMYTPQALWTAARHGIDAKFVVCNNRKYRLLDDNIAQYWRERDIAAHEFPGSFDLSHPEIDFAGLARSLGAGGMRVEKPDEAVAAVGRMIAHPGPFLVDIQI
- a CDS encoding DJ-1/PfpI family protein, producing the protein MSDAVLREGALTGTRIAVLVESDFYEPEIFYYQRRFAEEGAEVDFLTRLWGNDSITFSGHEYRAPFTADQSLEGLSDQALRQYSALIVPSGMVADRLRYTEDVDVLAPATELLRRAFEEPTVLKGIICHGMWLASSIPGKVRGRKVVCHNNLIGDVRNMGAQYVDEDVVVDGDLVTGRTGAHHHLFARRIIDLIASPSYRRGDPQRGRGAG
- a CDS encoding nuclear transport factor 2 family protein: MDARQILTEYYQYANAGDWDRWCDLFAEDQVMDEQLAGHIEGLDTLRSMMKGMGDMYRVFQNRPVHFIVDSDGEKAAAVSHLSAVSASGEAIEAEVMNFFRIADGKIAYMANYHDTVPFQVLSQG